The DNA sequence GGCTTTATCATGAAGCTTCCGCAAGGATACGAGACACGGCTGAGCCAGGACGGAAGCGGCATCAGCCAAGGGCAGAAGCAGCTGTTGTCGATTGCGCGTGCACTGCTTGCCGATCCGTCCATTCTCATTCTGGATGAAGCGACGAGCAGCATCGACACGATTACCGAGATCAAGATACAAGAAGCGCTTGCCCGCCTAATGGAGGGCCGCACGAGCCTGGTCATCGCGCATCGCTTGAACACGATCCGCCGGGCCGACCAGATTGTTGTCCTGCAAGACGGCACTATTGTTGAGAAGGGCTCGCATCGGGAACTTACCGACCGGGGCGGCGCATATGCAAGAATGGTTGCCAGCCAATACGAAACAAAGCCGATCCATGCTTAGCCGTTGAAGACCTGATTGGGGCAAGCTCACTTGAAGTCAAGGAAAGGAGGCATACAACGATGGAGCCGCGTTCGCTGAGACATGCCCGGAAGCAGCCGGCATCAAAGCCGCTGTTCGCTTTGCTGCTCGTGCTCATTACCGCAGGAATCGCTGTCGGTGTGGCAGGCTGGAACATGCTGCGCTCCGCGCCGTCGCCGGAGGATGCCGGGATAGCCGGTCCTCCGGCCGAAAGCCGCGATGCAGAGGCGTTGGATGGATCGCAGCGCATCGCCAATACCAGCTCGGAGGAACCGGAGTCTGCAGCGCTTCGTGCCGAGGAGCAGGCGCTTCTGGAGGCTGAACAGGCACGGCTTGCCGCAGAAGAACAGGAAGCGGCCTATTATCGGTCGCGGGAGGCGGCTGCTGCCGCAATGGAGGCTGACCTTGTGGTCATGCCGGCAACCGCCTATCCCGGCGATGTTGTGCTAGTCCGCGCCCGCCAGGAGGGCGAGCTGGAATGGCAGGGCAAGACGTATCCGCTGCAGCCATTCGGAACAGGGTTCTACACCTATATTCCGATACCGATCCGGACTGAGCCGGGAAGCTACGAGCTGGGGGAAGCCAGCTTGACCGTATTGGCCAAAGCATTCGATACGCAGCGGCTCGAGGTTAGCGAGGAGCAGAACAGCATGCGGCAGAACACGGAACGTATAGCGGAAGACCAGAAGCAGATTGATGCCGCGAGGGCTTCTTCAGAGCCCGTGTTTCTGTTCGCCGCGGACTCGCCCTTCTTGCTGCCAGTCGAGGGAAGATTGACGACGCCATTCGGGTTTACCCGCTATGTCAACGGCGCCTATGCGGGCAGCCATACTGCTATCGATCTCGCCGCTCCTGAAGGGACGCCGGTCGTCGCCACGCAGTCGGGCATCGTCGGCTTGGCTGCGGATTTTTACCTTACAGGCAATACCATTTATATCGACCACGGCATGGGATTGTTCTCGCAGTATGCTCATTTGTCCGAGCTGCTGGTGGAGACGGGAGATGAAGTGGAAGCTGGTCAGGTGATCGGACTCGTCGGATCGACAGGGTTCTCTACAGGACCGCATCTGCACTTCACCTTCTGGGCGCACAATGTGCCGGTCAATCCGAACTTGTTTTTGGACCAGCTTCCTTTTCATTGGATGGAGCCGGGCGAGCCAGAATAGGGACATGAATCAGGCCGGAACATCCTCTTTATTCTTGTCTGCGTCGGATGCGTCGGACTTCTCCGAGCCAATCCACACCAGGCCTGCCACCATAATCAATCCGCCCACAAGCTGCATCAGGTGGATGGCCTCGTCGAAGAACAGATAACCGGCAATGGCGGCAGTTGCCGGAACAAGATAGCGGTAGAAATTCGCTTTGGTTGCGCCTACGCGCTTCATGCTGCTGTTCCAGATCAGGAACGCGGCAACCGTACAGAGCAGCACGTTGAATGTAATCGCCAGATAGGACATGGCGCCGAGATTGGACCATGCGACAGCCGACCAGCCATTCAGCGTGAAGGGGACCATGAACACGCTGCCGAATAGCAGGCACCAGGCGCTGACGCGCAGAGGCGAATATTTCTTCATCAGCGGCATGCAAGCCAGGTTGTACAGCGCGCCGATCAAGCTGACAATCAGGGCCATCATGTTGCCGATCATATAATCGCTGGACATGTCGAAGCCCTGACCGCCGCCCAGAATGACAAGAAATACCCCGATCATGGCGACTGCTCCGCCTGTGATGAGCTTCATGGACATCTTTTCTCGCGCGATGAACAGCGGGGCCAACAGGGCGGCGAATATGGGCCACGGCGCTACGTTCAACAAGGAGGAATTGGCCAGCGTCGTGAACTTGATCGAATACATGACCATAATTTCCAGAGCCGTAACGCCGATCGCGCCAATGACCAGAAATTTCAGCAGATCTTTGCGCTCAATGCCGACGTTCCCCTCAAACCATTTCAAGATCAAGAACAATATCGGAACAGACAATCCAAATCGCAAAAAAGTGAACACTTCGGGCGAAAAATCCTCCATCGCCCATCGGGAGATCCCGAAATTCATCCCCCAAATAATGGATACGAATGCCAAGCCGGCATAGTAGATGCCGCTCGATTGCTTCATTTCTCTCTCTCCATTTCTCTATATACATAGAAAGTCTTTAAGTACTATAACGCCTTTTCCGGCCAGGCACAATACGAAGGATTTACGATATTCCCGACCCTAATAGGGGTTGCCCCGGGATGTAAGCGCTGCCTTGAACTGCTCGCAATCGTTGGCGCAAGAGCGCGTAGGGTTGTGAATTTTACGCTGTTGTTCAGAGTAAGGAGGAATTCGGTATCGAATCGGGAATAATTAGTAGATCGCATGAAGCTTCGGCGTGGCAATCAAGCAAGCGATATGCCAGGCACTTGCATCCTTTGAGGCATCACCAGCATCACGGGAAGGGAAGGCGATGATGATGGCGCGCTATACAATCGGAGTCTATGCACCGGTATTGGACGGGTTTTATTTCAGCAGCATGCTGGACGGATTATTCGCAGCATCCTTGCGGCATGGCATGCAAATGGTCACCTTGCAATCGTGGCCGGAATTTTGCGAACGGGAATCGTATGATTTAATGGTCGCGACGGCTTGTGCCGACGCGTTTGTTGTTATTGGGGAAGCGGTGCCGCGCGGGTTCATGGAACGGTTGCAGCAGATGGGCAAACCGGTTGTGTGTATCGGCACTTCCTGGCTGCAGGCAGCGAAGGACTGTGCCACAGTACTTGCCCATAATGAACTGTCCGCCAAGGAGATGGTGCTGCATTTGGCCGGGCACGGGCATGAACGCATTGCCTTTGTCGGCGGCCTGCACAATTCGGACGTCTTCGAACGGTTTCGCGGATACCAGCAAGCTTTACGGGAATTGGGCATGCCTTATCGCGAAGAGCTGGTTTACTGGGGTCAAACAGTAATGAAAAGCGACGGCCGGAAAGCAGGCGAACAGATCGCAGCTGAACAGGTTCCCATGACCGCTATTGTGGCGGGGAATGATCTGTTGGCGGCTGGTGTTTTGGAAGCGCTGACAGAGGCCGGAATTGCCGTACCGGACCGAGTGGCCTTGTCCGGGTATGACGACAGTGAAATCGCGCTTGTCAGCAAGCCTCCTTTGACGACAGTTAGACAGAAGTACGCGGTCATGGGAAACAAAGCCGTTACACTGCTTTTCGACAGATTGCAGAATGGGGTCGAGCTGAAAGGAGTGCACCGCATTCCGGCGGAGCTTGTGCTTCGCTGCTCCTGCGGTTGCGGCGCACTGGATGAAAGCAAGAGCCAAGAACTGGAGGGCGGGCTCTACCATGGGCCTATGCGCGACTTTACAAGCAATTTGTATAATATAGGGATGGCGCTCAATCATAGTGTGCTTTCGATCTCTACAAGCACAGACCGCTTCCTGTCCTGGCTGGATCAGACGCCGTATCATACCGGCTGTCTGGTTTTGCTGGATCGACAGGAGGGCGGCAGCAACGAAGTGATTGTACACGATGTGTACGGCTCTCGTCTGTCGAGGCAGTGGATCGGCTGCCGGCTGGCCGAAGAACTGTTTCCCATGAATGAGCTTTTGCAATGCGGAAGCGCCGAGGAACGCGACATGATTACCCTGCATCCCTTGCAAACGCCGTCCGGCTTTATTGGCTGCCTGGCCTTGATCGGGCCGTTTAATAAGCAATTGTCCTCGCTGACCTACGACTTTATGCGGATCAACATCAATGTGATGGCGATCTCCGTCGGCCGGGCCAGGCTGCGGGAGCAGATGGAGGAATCGGAAGCGAAGTACCGCGATATTTTTATCCGCACGCCGGTCATGATCTTTATGGCGGATCGGGATATGGTCATGAGGGACGTCAATCCCTATACGCTGGACCAGTTGGACTATAAGGAAGAGGAGCTGGTCGGGGCCAGCATCGGATCGATTATGAGCTCCGACTCCTATGCGCGCATGAAAGCGAAGGTGGCGGAAGCGCTGGGCGGGAAACAAATTGTGGAGAATGTAGAGGTCAAGCTGTTCCGCAAGGACGGGACAGCGCTTTATGGCCTCTTGAACGCCAACGCTATGAGCCTCAGCGAGCGGCCTGATCCGACTGTATATATTACGATCCGGGATATTACCGAGCGCAAAGCCCATGAGGAGGTCATGCGGCAATTGGCTTATTCCGACCCGCTGACCGGACTGGCCAATCGCTTGCGCATCTATGATTTTCTTAATCAGGCGATTGCCGAAGCGGCGGATGGCGAGGGGGTTGCGGTATTCTTTATCGACCTGGACCGGTTCAAGGCAGTGAACGATACGTACGGTCATGATACAGGCGATCTTTACTTGCGTCATGTTGCGGGCTTGCTTGCTTCTTGTACGACGGCAAATGATTTGGCGGCACGCTTGGGCGGCGACGAGTTTATCGTGGTCATGACCGGCATTCAGGAGGCTCGGCAAGTGAGGCAGATGACAGACAAGATTTCGGCGAGTCTGGCTGTACCTTACCTGCATCATGAGCAGGAGATTCCGGTACGTGCAAGCATCGGGACGAGCTTGTTCCCTGATGACGCCCGGGAGGCAGAAGCATTGATCCAGCGAGCAGATCGGGTGATGTATCAGGTGAAGCAAACAGAGGACGCGCGCCGGTAGAAGCGGGAACGGCAAGCGATCCGCTTGGCTGCCGGGCAGGATGTTGCCGGGAAAGTCGGTGTTTGCTACACTTAATCATATTTGGGGATAAGGAGATGTGGCTTGACGAATGTCCTATTACAGCGGTCTTATCAAAAAAGGCCAGCTCAATGATCACGAGCTGCTGCTGGTGGAACAGGCCGTGCGGCAGCGCGGCAAAAACATGGTTGTCGCATATGTGCTGTGGTTTTTTCTGGGCATGCTTGGGGGCCATCGCTTCTATATGAACAGACCGATTACGGCTATCGTCCAGCTTGTATTGAGCTTGACCGTCGTCGGGATGATGATTACTTCTTTATGGTGGATCGCCGATGCGTTCCTGCTGCATGGATACGTCCAGGACAAAAATCGCGAGTTGGAAAATGATGTGGTAGATGAAATCCTGGCCAGCCGGGAGACATCGGGGGATCGTTAATTTATCCGTTGCGCAGAAAAAAACCGGGAGTGCTACTCCCGGTGAACGGTGCAAGAATCGCGGATAATTAATTCGGTTGGAATGGCCACAGCTGGCGGCGGCGAGTCGGGGTTGTTGATCATCTCTACCAGCAGCTCCACAGCCTGCTTTCCGATCTGGAACGTGTTCTGCCGGATCGTAGTCAAGGCTGGCCGCAGATGCTGCGTCAGCTCGATATCGTCGAAGCCGATTACGGATATATCGTCGGGAACAGACAACCCCGCATCCATCACTGCCTCCATTGCGCCGATTGCGCTCATGTCCGAGCTGCAAATGATGGCTGTGGGCCGATCCTGCAGCGCGAGAAAGCGCTTCGTGCCCGAGTAGCCGCTTGGCTTCTCCCAGTTGCCGGCGGCAACGAACTCCGCTACGTATGGAAGACCGAGATCGGATATAGCTTGGCGGTACGCTTCGAAGCGCAGGCGTCCGGCGAACGATTCGAGCGTTCCTGTGATAAAGGCAATTTTTCTATGGTTCAGACTATACAAATATTCCACCGCGCGTTTGATGGAATGCTTATTTTCCGATGTAATATAACCGGAGCGGGGACCTGTCAAATCCAGATCAATGAAGATCGTCGGAATTTCCGATTGAATCAGCTCGTCGAAATTCAAGTCCCTTCGTTGGAAACCGAACACAAGCACACCTTCTACATTGCGGCTGCGAAGATGGCGGACAAAGCTGTATTCTTCTGTCCATCCTAATTGGGCGAGATAAATCAAGTCAAAGCCCTTTTCCTTCAAGGCTACTTCAATACCGCCCAGCAATTGGTGGAAAAACGGATGGGTCAGACCCGTAGTCAGGAAGATGCCAAGTGTCATCGAACGTTTTTTGACCAGCTCCCTGGCAGCGGAATTCGGCATGAATCCCGTATCGTTGACAATTTGCATGACTTTCTCCCGTGTTTTCGCGCTGACGGATGTATATCCGTTAATTACTTTGGAGACGGTCGCGATCGAAACCCCGGCCAGCTCCGCAATCTCTCGTATGTTCTTGCCCATGGTCCCTCTTCCTAGTCATTTTGATAGCTTTACAATACCTGTTTGCCTCGAATTTTGCAATCGTTATCAAAGAAAATTTCATAGAATAATCTGATGAAACAGGGGGCGTCAGCATGATCGCGCATAAATTAAAAGCAGCCCTGGACGAGCTTTATGCACAGGGAAATCGGGTTAAAAAGGCAGAAGCTATCGAGATTCTAACCGCTCAGCTGGGACTGTCGGCGAAGGGGAAGCTTTACCTGCCCGAGGACCGGTCCTATGCCGTGCGATTTTCCTATAGTGCCAAGGGCGCATTCTCCAATACGGTGCTGGGATTGTCCAAACTTCTCAAGGTGGACGATATTCCGGTACTCGCCTGTTTGCTGATGCCGGAATCGTATAAGCTGCTGCTTGCCAACACCACATGCCTGTCAAAAATCTCGCATACATCCCAACAGCTGAGCGAGAAAAAAATTCGGGGATCTTTTTTGGGCAACGATATTCGGAAGCAGGTGGACGGCATAGAAAATACCTTCGCCCATTTCGAGGAGCTGTTTGCCTTGCATGAGCGCAATCCGCGTCAATAGGCTGTCCATATGAATAAAACGCCGCTCTTTTCCCGTTTCTGTCGAACGGTCGGGGAGCGGCTGTTTCTTGTTTCGCATCATTAGTCGGTATCGCGAATGTGCTCGGGAATAACCAGTTCCAATTGGGCGGTCTCTGCTTTGTCCCTTTTTCCATCGGCATTGGCTTC is a window from the Xylanibacillus composti genome containing:
- a CDS encoding M23 family metallopeptidase; the encoded protein is MEPRSLRHARKQPASKPLFALLLVLITAGIAVGVAGWNMLRSAPSPEDAGIAGPPAESRDAEALDGSQRIANTSSEEPESAALRAEEQALLEAEQARLAAEEQEAAYYRSREAAAAAMEADLVVMPATAYPGDVVLVRARQEGELEWQGKTYPLQPFGTGFYTYIPIPIRTEPGSYELGEASLTVLAKAFDTQRLEVSEEQNSMRQNTERIAEDQKQIDAARASSEPVFLFAADSPFLLPVEGRLTTPFGFTRYVNGAYAGSHTAIDLAAPEGTPVVATQSGIVGLAADFYLTGNTIYIDHGMGLFSQYAHLSELLVETGDEVEAGQVIGLVGSTGFSTGPHLHFTFWAHNVPVNPNLFLDQLPFHWMEPGEPE
- a CDS encoding DMT family transporter translates to MKQSSGIYYAGLAFVSIIWGMNFGISRWAMEDFSPEVFTFLRFGLSVPILFLILKWFEGNVGIERKDLLKFLVIGAIGVTALEIMVMYSIKFTTLANSSLLNVAPWPIFAALLAPLFIAREKMSMKLITGGAVAMIGVFLVILGGGQGFDMSSDYMIGNMMALIVSLIGALYNLACMPLMKKYSPLRVSAWCLLFGSVFMVPFTLNGWSAVAWSNLGAMSYLAITFNVLLCTVAAFLIWNSSMKRVGATKANFYRYLVPATAAIAGYLFFDEAIHLMQLVGGLIMVAGLVWIGSEKSDASDADKNKEDVPA
- a CDS encoding diguanylate cyclase domain-containing protein, whose product is MAIKQAICQALASFEASPASREGKAMMMARYTIGVYAPVLDGFYFSSMLDGLFAASLRHGMQMVTLQSWPEFCERESYDLMVATACADAFVVIGEAVPRGFMERLQQMGKPVVCIGTSWLQAAKDCATVLAHNELSAKEMVLHLAGHGHERIAFVGGLHNSDVFERFRGYQQALRELGMPYREELVYWGQTVMKSDGRKAGEQIAAEQVPMTAIVAGNDLLAAGVLEALTEAGIAVPDRVALSGYDDSEIALVSKPPLTTVRQKYAVMGNKAVTLLFDRLQNGVELKGVHRIPAELVLRCSCGCGALDESKSQELEGGLYHGPMRDFTSNLYNIGMALNHSVLSISTSTDRFLSWLDQTPYHTGCLVLLDRQEGGSNEVIVHDVYGSRLSRQWIGCRLAEELFPMNELLQCGSAEERDMITLHPLQTPSGFIGCLALIGPFNKQLSSLTYDFMRININVMAISVGRARLREQMEESEAKYRDIFIRTPVMIFMADRDMVMRDVNPYTLDQLDYKEEELVGASIGSIMSSDSYARMKAKVAEALGGKQIVENVEVKLFRKDGTALYGLLNANAMSLSERPDPTVYITIRDITERKAHEEVMRQLAYSDPLTGLANRLRIYDFLNQAIAEAADGEGVAVFFIDLDRFKAVNDTYGHDTGDLYLRHVAGLLASCTTANDLAARLGGDEFIVVMTGIQEARQVRQMTDKISASLAVPYLHHEQEIPVRASIGTSLFPDDAREAEALIQRADRVMYQVKQTEDARR
- a CDS encoding TM2 domain-containing protein — its product is MSYYSGLIKKGQLNDHELLLVEQAVRQRGKNMVVAYVLWFFLGMLGGHRFYMNRPITAIVQLVLSLTVVGMMITSLWWIADAFLLHGYVQDKNRELENDVVDEILASRETSGDR
- a CDS encoding LacI family DNA-binding transcriptional regulator; this encodes MGKNIREIAELAGVSIATVSKVINGYTSVSAKTREKVMQIVNDTGFMPNSAARELVKKRSMTLGIFLTTGLTHPFFHQLLGGIEVALKEKGFDLIYLAQLGWTEEYSFVRHLRSRNVEGVLVFGFQRRDLNFDELIQSEIPTIFIDLDLTGPRSGYITSENKHSIKRAVEYLYSLNHRKIAFITGTLESFAGRLRFEAYRQAISDLGLPYVAEFVAAGNWEKPSGYSGTKRFLALQDRPTAIICSSDMSAIGAMEAVMDAGLSVPDDISVIGFDDIELTQHLRPALTTIRQNTFQIGKQAVELLVEMINNPDSPPPAVAIPTELIIRDSCTVHRE